A region of Raphanus sativus cultivar WK10039 unplaced genomic scaffold, ASM80110v3 Scaffold3123, whole genome shotgun sequence DNA encodes the following proteins:
- the LOC130506331 gene encoding fucosyltransferase 3-like, whose amino-acid sequence MKRGKKNSDAGEPVTNPDTRIGSSEVDTVKPSLSSMKSMGLLLAVLMVASVMFSLSVVLRDPPSDDAVESVAASRVLQLRFHQANESDGEESEKKEHLVPGLDKESCLSRYEASLYRKESTFKQSSYLEARFKRYQDLHRRCGPFTSSYNSTLDKLKLGDRSDWGVSGCSYVIWLNSDGELGSRMLSLASAFLYALLTKRVLLVEQGVEMADLFCEPFPHTSWFLPSEFPLNEQSLLRHLVLDSTDQQKLFFCEEGQALLKETPWLILKADSYFVPSLFSISSFEQELEKLFPVKETVFYFLGQHLFHPANVVWGLITRYYSAYLARADQRIGIHIEVSGTTNLVEQILACGVRHELLPEVDKERHLPSSQVLNRKSKAVFVSSSSPGYYFESIRDVYWENPTVTGEVISVHRPSHKEYQKTQRNMESRRAWTEIYLLSCSDVLMVTSPWSSLVEVAHGLGGLKPWVLNETDHDSFCTRARSMEPCSQKPGSHGCKILRDE is encoded by the exons ATGAAGCGTGGCAAGAAGAACTCGGATGCGGGTGAACCGGTGACCAACCCGGACACTCGAATCGGGTCTAGCGAAGTGGATACAGTGAAACCAAGTTTGAGCTCGATGAAATCGATGGGTCTGCTTCTCGCTGTTCTTATGGTTGCTTCTGTTATGTTTTCTCTGTCGGTGGTACTCAGAGACCCGCCTTCTGATGATGCTGTGGAGAGTGTTGCAGCTTCCAGGGTTCTTCAGCTCAGATTCCATCAAG CTAATGAATCAGACGGTGAGGAAAGCGAGAAGAAGGAACATCTTGTCCCTggtttggataaagaatcatgCTTGAGCAGGTATGAGGCGAGTTTATATCGAAAGGAATCGACTTTTAAGCAATCTTCTTACCTGGAAGCTAGATTCAAAAGATACCAAGATCTTCACAGACGGTGTGGACCGTTTACTAGCTCCTATAACTCAACACTTGACAAACTCAAGTTGGGAGATCGGTCTGATTGGGGAGTCTCTGGTTGTAGCTATGTGATATGGTTGAATTCTGATGGTGAGCTTGGAAGTAGGATGCTTAGTCTAGCTTCAGCTTTTCTTTATGCTCTCTTAACGAAAAGGGTTTTACTTGTTGAGCAAGGAGTTGAAATGGCTGATCTTTTCTGCGAGCCGTTTCCGCACACTTCTTGGTTTCTTCCCTCAGAGTTTCCGCTCAATGAACAGTCTCTTCTTCGCCATCTTGTTCTAGATTCCACTGACCAACAAAAGCTTTTCTTTTGTGAGGAAGGTCAAGCTTTGTTGAAGGAAACACCGTGGCTGATCCTGAAAGCAGATAGTTATTTTGTCCCATCACTATTCTCCATCTCTTCATTTGAGCAGGAACTTGAAAAGCTCTTCCCGGTTAAAGAAACGGTCTTTTACTTCTTGGGTCAGCATCTCTTTCACCCAGCTAATGTTGTCTGGGGTCTCATCACACGATACTACAGCGCTTATCTTGCTAGAGCTGATCAAAGAATAGGAATCCATATTGAAGTCTCTGGTACTACAAATTTGGTAGAACAGATTCTAGCTTGTGGAGTTAGGCATGAGTTGCTTCCTGAAGTAGACAAAGAGAGACATCTCCCTTCAAGCCAAGTTCTAAACCGAAAATCAAAGGCCGTGTTcgtctcatcttcttctccagGGTACTACTTTGAGAGTATCAGGGACGTATATTGGGAAAACCCGACGGTGACGGGAGAGGTAATAAGTGTTCACAGGCCTAGCCACAAGGAATACCAAAAAACTCAGAGGAACATGGAGAGCAGGAGAGCTTGGACTGAGATTTACCTTCTAAGTTGTTCTGATGTGCTGATGGTCACAAGCCCATGGTCCTCACTCGTGGAGGTAGCTCATGGCCTTGGAGGGTTGAAGCCATGGGTATTGAACGAGACTGATCATGACTCTTTCTGTACGAGAGCAAGGTCAATGGAGCCCTGTTCCCAGAAGCCAGGGTCCCATGGCTGTAAAATATTAAGAGATGAATAG